cggttagtaaactagggttttttggaaaatcggcctaaccgaacatgctctgtaactcctactaaaaccctattttgatgatttttattcgattgaagcaatcaaaatcaaattaaagtgaagggtttgttggaaaatacctccggagtggtcccatggcagaatcaggctgcggctggcgtcttttatactcgataaaattatcatgtaacagaacttaattgtgattgcattgatgttgttacattcggcagtggtggtggtggtgggaggaggtggtggtggtaatcggtggttggtggtggtgataatcgaaggtggtggtggtggtaatcggcggtggtggtgggaggcggtggtggttatatatatatataggtggttattaggttggttttaaattaaattaggttaagggtaggttagtcatttcaacgttttaggacaccccttatcactatagggaaggtggcctaataaaaccatgatcccctcaaaaaaccatggtccctaaaaaatcattcctttCAAATTATGTTTGAGGCTTGGGCCTTCGAGAAAGATCCAGTTGTGTGACCACAAAAGAATATCCTATTTCTTCCCATTCCCAACCTCCAGATTCTCTCCTCCTGCACAATTTTTAAACATTTTCACAAACCTTTCCAAAGCCAAGAGTTGTGTTTTGGCTTAGGAACGCACAATATTGGGCTTTTAGCACGTTTTGTCCATGCCATCTTTGCTGTCACTACATCAACAACTTGTCCAAAAAGTTGTACAAAGATacacataaagaaaaagaaaaaaaaaacagattgtTGATCTGACAATGGCGAAGGGTAATGCAGGACGAGGTATATTCAAAAATCTGCAATGATAAATCCAGAAAATGTTACCCATGATAGAAACTGAAGTTTCATTTCCTAAGCTTATATTGCAGTAGCTCGAAAAGATGCAATCatcttcaaagaagaaaaacaaaaaagtaaaTATAACCTGCTACTAAGTACTGTAAGAGCCATAGACACATTCATCAGCTATTGACACATTCGCTATACTTCATCTACTTCGGATCAATTTTACCCGATCACCAAGAGCACTTTCCTCCTTACTTCCTCCATGTTTAATTCGTATTTCATCAATCTCTGACAGCACTTTCTTCCTTACTTCCATGTAATGCTCGAAGCGAGGAGTCCTCAATTTGGAGACTGTAACAAAACCGCTCACTGCAATCTGTATAAAAAAAAGTTAATTTAGAGCATGAGCATATAACGAAACAATTCACATCAACTCTAAAAACTTTAAAGCATACcttcatctcaggttcaaatGAATTCACAAAAGCAAAGTTATACGTAGAATTGCATTTCACATCATCATGAGCATTTAGAATATCTTCTATCTCGCCCACCATCTTCTTCCAATCCCTGTCCTTGCACTCCACTGAGGTACAAATCCTCCACATTTTCTCGTTCTCCTCCTCATTGAGTAAGGTCTGATTGATAATGTCATACACACTGATTTTAAAATTCTCTAACAAACCAAGTTCACATAGAACAGTAGTGTCCATTAAGTTCTCATGATGATGCTCCACAATATGCTGAACAACCCCGACAATCTCCTTCTCATCACTGTActtaaacaatatcaaatcatTCTCTACAACGAATCTATACGGTGAAACCAATTTAGTGACAGATGAAAACACCTACAATAAAAACCATTAGCATTAGCATACAGTAGAAAAAATGGGTAGTGATTTTGATGATATGTGGGTTAAAGATACAAGTCTTCCACAAGGTAGAGGGATTTGAAAGGCATTTAGAAAAAGAAACACATTATTGAGGAGATTGGTTCGACTGACTTAAGAAGTGTATATTCAATTAGGTTCTAGTAGGATAAATGGAAAGAGAAACATCACTTTGAAGACTAAATTTCTTAAGTCCTACAAGTTATctacttgaaaacaaagaaaactagGTGAGATGATGGTTCATGGAGCATGGAATAGCTTAATGAAAAGAAACCCAAATGATGCTGAAATGGCAGAGATAACAGAATTGTTCTCTTCTTAGGCAGCTATCCTTTTTCGAATGCTGGTAAAGATTCTCGGGTTTGTAAACTCTCCCTAAAGCCTGTTATAACTGGTTATCAGCTCAGCAAGAAGCAACTCAGAGCTTCAACTAACTACCTTACAAGAGTATATGGGTCAAGCATGTACCACCAATGGCTCAATTCTTTTGTGGTCTCCAGTGAAAAATGCAATTCCAAAGGCAGACAACTTAAAAAGGACAGGATGCATCATTTAAAATGTGAGATATGCAGCTTatgtaatgaagaagaagaatctgcgAACCACTTGCTGCTTCATTAATTGTATGTTTTCTGCTAAAATTTGGCCTATGCTCATCTTTGCAATTTGGCCTATGCAATTTTTTTATGTCAATCCAAGAGAAACGACAGATAAAAAATTCAAGAGCTCCAAGTGTTATAATTGGCGAAGTTAAGAGTCCAATTTGGTATCTACGCCCTTTGGGAACTTAATCACTCATTGGTATCTACGCCCTTTGGGAACTTAATCACTCATGTTATCAACTGCAATTCCACATTGTATTGATTGTAACTCTCAGTATGATGGGGGCAGTGTTGTGTGGCCTAATGTGACATTAGTTTTCTATTTCCTTGATAAAATTAGAACTTTTTCCTAAAAACAAGAGAGAAAGAATTGAAGTATTACCCTTTTAACAGCTGAGAGAATTGGGTCGAAAGCAGAAGAAACATTCAACTGCAACTTCTTCTCAGTGGTTGATGTAGAGTTCTTTGATCTTTCCTTCTTCAGTGCTGAATTTGCATCTGCGTTATCCTTCTTACTGCAGGATGAAATGTGAAAGGGCTTGTTGGTGATGCATATCTTTGGACAACTAGTATCGTGGAAGGGTTTGTTGCTGGTGATCTTGTGTATGTTGGGAAAATTGGTGTAGTGAATTTGGGGTTTCTTGATCATACTACTACCAGAAGGATGGTGAAACGTTGGAGTGAACTTTAGGATTGTAGTCTGCTGCATGATCGATTGACAGTAAAAATCCTTTAAATTCGAAGATCGATGACGGAAACCCTAGTTAGAGAGAATGAAATTTGGGATACGAGTACAGAAACAAAGAGTTCAAGGACTGGTATAGGGAGAATTTCTTTCGTTTATATTGGGAACTGCGCCAAATTGtttcctttctctctcttctttttgtGCGTGGAATATAAGTCAAAGAGTCAAACTTACCTAGACTAAAAACAATTCTAGAATCACGCTTTTGTTGAGGGTGTTTGGGTACTAAAATCACGCTTTTGTTCTGAAGTCGATTTAAGAAGAAGCCCAGGAGCGTCGCATTCCACTACCCTTcgcctaataggacaaaaacggttCACTCATAAATAATTTGAAAAACAttttatctaaaataattttataatgactAAACAATCCTTATGTGGTTAGTTTAATAATCTAATTAACTAATAATTAGATTAATAAGATTATTTATATAATTAGtgataaaaaataatattaagtGATTTTGGTggaaagaaaaagatgaaaaaatgagaaactttggagattttttttctaactaaaaccctagattttaaaTTACCCAACCAatgttctttttatttctcaaaattgatgaaagtaagttaaataaattgaaaatttgatGAAAGTAAGTAAAGAAAATCGAAAATTTTAGCATTTCAGAGCGGTTTACGGTTGAGTTTTTCCTTCGTAGCCAACTGTAAGACAAATTTACGGTTAGGTGATGATGAACTCCTAACTGCAAGTaggtaaaattaggaaaacccaATTTTAAACCAGTTTCGGCCGGGTTTTTTTGGTCAAAACCCAATTGTAAATCAGTTACGGCTGGGTTTTTTTTTGTCGAACCCAACTGTAAAACAGCTACGGCTGGGTTTTTTGGTCAAAACCCAACTGTAAATCAGTTACGGCTGGGTTTTGTTTTGTCGAACCCAACTGTAAGACAGTTACGGCTGGGTTTTTTGTGATTGAACCTAACTGTAAATCAGTTACAGCTAGGTTTTTTTTGGACGAACTCAACTGTAAAACAGTTACGATTGGGTTTTTTTGAGGAAAACCCAACTGTAACTGGTCCTGAAACCTAATTTTTTCTGCGGTTTCAATCAAAAACCATTTCAGATGCAATTGGTTTGTTGATTACCATTGCTTCTATCAATACGCTTCTTCCACACCTTTAATAGAGAATTCAATCGATGATTATAAGTTTTTCGAACCGTCGATTGATCGAAGATGGTGAaatgattttgattgaaaaaaagagagaatgatTTATGGTTGATGTAGGAGAGGAAGTTAATAAGAAGAAGAGGGGGAGCAGATTTTTGAATGAGAgttagattttgattttagttttagtttttagattttgattttagttgaaGGTTAGTTTAGACATTTGATATTGAATCAAGAATACCCCATAACCAATCTTTTGGTCACTagaaatccaagtgaagcccctctattggaatgtgacgccccaataataggctTCTTTAAGAATTCAGAACCAAAAACAATTTATGTGCCTAATAACCCACAGGGATCCAATAGCATAGCTCAGTaatggtatcccatcaactccagtaaggaggaaatCCAATCCTCGTCGACCTAAAGGTTTGTAATACATTAACAGATTAATTGTATAGTGGGCAGTGGGGCCAGATTCGGGTAGGGGCCTGGATTTGGCTGGAATCAGGGGCGGAACTATGCCCAGACTAGGACTAGATTAAGCCAGCCATA
This genomic stretch from Papaver somniferum cultivar HN1 chromosome 5, ASM357369v1, whole genome shotgun sequence harbors:
- the LOC113278444 gene encoding uncharacterized protein LOC113278444, producing MQQTTILKFTPTFHHPSGSSMIKKPQIHYTNFPNIHKITSNKPFHDTSCPKICITNKPFHISSCSKKDNADANSALKKERSKNSTSTTEKKLQLNVSSAFDPILSAVKRVFSSVTKLVSPYRFVVENDLILFKYSDEKEIVGVVQHIVEHHHENLMDTTVLCELGLLENFKISVYDIINQTLLNEEENEKMWRICTSVECKDRDWKKMVGEIEDILNAHDDVKCNSTYNFAFVNSFEPEMKIAVSGFVTVSKLRTPRFEHYMEVRKKVLSEIDEIRIKHGGSKEESALGDRVKLIRSR